The DNA region aaaatgaaaataaatgagtTATAGAACTTagatctaaaatttatttacaccGTCCTAGGACTTTGTTAAgtgactttattttttatatttaacccatcttttttcaaatttgaatcatataaaaaaaattaaaaaagtaaatttttactTACAAGTTTTAACATAGTTGTATTTTAAgactagaatttaaaattactaattactaataattaaaacaaaatagtttCCTATCAATTGGTTTATATACTAGAcggttaacattattttaaaataataataaaaactacaaTAATAGTTTTCATATTTAACAATATCTTGAACCAAAGTCTTGTTTTCGTTACAAATGCCATGTGCACacatttttctttgtcttttggtCTCTAAAAAGTGGGTCATAGGTGTTCCGTTGCGTTTGGTATAACAAATATTTCATTCGCTTGCTTTTAATTGTTCAATTATATACAATCAACTCACATGATTGTGCTGGTGCCACCAAATTAATTCATTATCCTTATCCTTTCTCTCTCACTTTCTTTGGGGCTTTAATCCTTTCTTTAGTAATCTATGAGATGGTCAtgtgaattattattatatatacctAAATTACAGATTATCGAGCCAGATCACTAGATTGTAACAACCGAAAGCTATATCGAACTAATGCATTTTTCACAAATCTTCTTGGTTCAATCTGAGAAGTTTCATTTaaataagagaattaaaatttacagataaatattaaagaggactaacattataattttggccattaaatttaaattttttttttttgttgcctaTTATGTAAATCCTTCTAGAAATCCTGGCATGTGCGAAAAACACTGTGTAGCAATGGGCGTGTAGCGCCCAcagatatattatattaattaattaattaattaattaattgtggcGGTGGGGTCACTGACATTCCGTATATCTCTCTCAGTTTCCAATTGAAAGTCACATCACTGCACAGTGTGACAAAATCAtcgaaaactaaaaacaaagaaaagaaaaatattttgagtaGTGAGAAGAGCTTCTAGAAGGAAACCTCTCTCCTTCCTTCACCCATCCATAGCAATTAgcaacaaaaataattgatgattTCATGTAGTTTaataatcttcttttttttaatacatattgaataaaatatgacGACTTAGCAAGAATCTAGCTGTGACAAATGAAGTGTTGCCAGATCATGCAAAGTTGGTGAATGGTCCTGTTCGCACTTGGTGATTCGGCTCTAAAGTagaatcttcatttttttaattcacatgTCTGATTTGACAGAATGCGACACTGAGTAGCAAAGAATATTTTGTATCATTTTTTTGGAATTAATCTGATTTCAACTTCAACCCTAAAGTTTGACTCATACCTGGAACGACTTAGTAAAGTTTTGTTTGGATATATTGAACTTTTTTAAGAGATTATTTTAGTAACTAATcatatgcttctttttttttttttttttttatctctaccaGCTTCCACCCAACATTTGGTACTTGACATTCTTGTTTTAGACCAACatgaattaattatataaaacaagttttatattcagatatatatataagatggaATATagttttaacataatttatttcgtttaaacatttttttataataaaaatataatttataataattatttttttatttaatcacaaatcatcaggtatataagtttattaatttttataataattaacttaagtcataccaataatattttttattcattgataatataaaattttaaactaataataCATATGTAATTATTAAACTCTTCTTCAAAATAATGTTGTCTTTTACTCTTTACTCTTTAAGTGCAGTCATAAACTCGTAATTCCGTTTCAAAAAATGTGCAGTGGTAATTCGACTACTTTCTTGaaatcacatatatattttttaataaaatcaaagtatgctttttttattttgaaaaatcaatgaaaaatatacattatttttattaaataatagaagtagtaacttctatttttttatttcctttgacAAATACTCTGCatagaaaatttgaattgattgacGGTGTAAAATCTCTACACCGACAATATATAACAATGaaactgttttttaaaattataatttttcattctccaaaaaaattatattttttcatgatttgatccaataataataattcatgaTTATTCTTACTTTCTCATAATAAGTCTTCTCACTTAATATATTCCTTATATAAGCAGCTAGAGAACATGGTTTTGGttactttttcttctctttttttttttttgaaaggcgaTTCTGCTTacctaattatattatatatgatttacAACCTTATTCGTTACTAGCTATTAATAATGTTGAGTCTGAGATATTAATTTTCCGATCTTAAAATGTAAATAGCTATGAATATAGCGTCAAGCATTCATAATAGCCTTAGTATATAGATGgaagtttatatattattagcAACATTTGtttatatcttttcttttttgttacaatATCTGCATTAATTACTTTATTCTCTTAAACTTATCCTTTTATGTTTAACGATAGTGAACTTTGATTCCATGCCTAAAATCTGAAAACcattcattattatttatgttacGTAGCTGAGTTACAGGAATCACATGACATGCACGATAAAATATggaaattaaatacaaattatacaatcaaTTGCAGCTATCATAAAGTGTACGTCGATCACGCGAAATTTATATTTCGGGTCAAAAAAAGGAACCCAGTATCTCCTTcggataattaattaattggaaaacttgtaattcttttaaaaataaattcatattttgttatttaaaaagtaaGTTTTTATTACTCGGtctcatcaaaattaatttgtataaattttataagaaaaaaaattatgcacttACACGATCATTCCATCacaattatgataattttttttttacttttaaaataattattttaaagtaatttaaataataatttatgattaaatgaaaatataaaactgtaaataaatatatgttaaactcaaattttattccttttaatatatatacatatcaaACCGTCAATAATAAAACTGTAACCATAATGATTAAATATTAACCGCTAgtattcaaatataataaaatttcaatattgagTTATTATACTTTATTTACATATTGACATATTGtgcattttcaaatatataatgcTTGAATATAAGGTCCTGATGATATTCGATTTTAAAATTggtattaaaatgttttataatcAATCATATTCAATATTATGATATTATAGGGTTGGTTTAGAGCAGCAttcttttgagaatttttttttagtggtgagagattttgtttagtgtgaaaTGCATTTACTTTGcgaaactaaatttttttaaaaattaaaattgaattttgaaaattaatgatGACAAATGATGTTTTTAAACTGAAATTTGTTGTTGATAGTTGATACGTCTAATGAAGTTTTGTTCGTGACATAGATGTGTTGAATTGTATTTCAATTCTATgactaaaatcaattataaataaatttaataatcaatattttattgactttttttGGATCACCTTGCGTAtacattttcaaaaatatttattttcacattaagatgtatatattttcaataaattaaatgtatCTATATATCTTTGACTTTTTCACATAAATCATGAAGTGAACAAAAATAAtgtattatcataatttaaaatattagttatacCTAAAGCGAACTATTAAAGAAAACCTTCGTATAATCATTATGAAAGTCATCGATCATTGAAAAATAAGTCAACTGATATTTAAATCTGTCTTAGACTATCATGATCATGTCAAAAACAACAAGACTAAAACAgcaactagaaaaaaaaattctttatgcaTAAGAAcctaaaaagtatatataagtaaaatattaaaattgtttgcAATAATTTACATGTATAGTTTAGTTTACTTTAGATTGTAATGGGaaacaaaaaattgacaacCCAGAAGAATTTGTCTATCATTTAACAAAAAGGAAGGTATGCAAAGTGCGAGCTTGCcaattaacaaaagaaaagtatTATGATTCCCTAAGAAACACAATTGAAGAGGAATACAAAGCATGCATGAGAGGGAGAGCACCACTTTGAAAGATCATTATTCAACCAATCCCAACTCCAATTGTCCACTGCCTTCACTCAAATCATGAAGACCAGCTAGCCCttcaaaaaaatctaaatatgtAAAACCATGCATGCATGTCTCTTTAAAAcccaaatgtttttatttaaagcatttacttttaagaaatttcaaaactttaaagtattttaatttatttataattaaaataattagcaCTGTACATTGAAAttcttcattgttttttttaaatataattgaagcttgtataattaattatttttttcttcgatACTCGAGAGccaatatacaaataaaatatagacaaaagtcgaataaatatttattgtattgttTTCTAATCAGAATTGAGCTTTCATCTctataatttatgttattttttatgcaaacCTTTACTACCACCCAAACTattgaaataaaactttaattctaattaaagattaacataaaaaaactcCATCTAAACTACTTTCattaaaaagtcaaaaactgaaactaaatcattaaaaatattattacataaaaatcacaaaatatacttattgcattaataattttttatcctcCAATCATTGATCTTTAGTATTAGTATATACATTAGGATAGAACAATAAACAATtgatcataaaaatattaaaaaaattgcaagaaaGTATATGTGGATCCGTACTGTTGTAACATTCCTACAAATTTGGGCTTCTAGAAGCCATTGCAAAACGCACAGCATCAGCCACGTCAGCCTTTGCCATTTTTTTGTATTCTCTTACTTTAACAGACCCCACCGCACCAATACCTCGTGGCGTGTGAAAATGACTCTTCTACCCCttaatctctctctttctttgacCTCTACTATATAATCCCCTCCACCCCACTTCGCCCAGCACCGAAACAACGTTCTAACAATTCTCATTCAAGTTTCACCTTTCgctggaaaaagaaaaactcatcGCAACGTTTAGTTCAGTTTCCGATGGCGCCAACGCTGAACCTCTCCGCCGTCGGAATTCCTCTCCGTTTCTCCTCCTCCTTCGACCGCTCCGCCAGCTTTCCCCGGCGGAACTCCGTCCGCGCCGTCGCGGAGGAGGCGGTGGAGACAGGGCGGCCGGCAGCCAGCCTCTACGATGTGTTGCGAGTCGAGCGAGACGCATCTCCGACGGAGATCAAGTCGGCGTACCGGAGCCTCGCGAAGCTCTTACATCCCGACGCGGCGGTGCGGCGTTCGCCAGAGACAGACGGAGGCGGCGGTTACGTCGACGGAGACTTCATTCAGCTCCGAAACGCGTACGAGACGCTGTCGGATCCGTCGGCGAAGGCGATATACGATATGACGCTGGCGGCGCCGCACGGCGGAAGACACCGCCGGTTTTCTACTCCGCTTATTCGGAACCACTCGTCGGCGTTTTACACAACGCGAAGGTGGGAAACAGACCAATGCTGGTAGAGGAATTAACATTGCTTCGGgaattaacaaagaaaaaatgtggATTTGTTATTAAGAAAGAGGAATCTCCGAATCGGTGAAAACTATGTGCAAAAGTTACTATGCAAAAACAGTGAAGCAAAGTGTTTCTCTATTAATTAATCTTCTTGGAAAACTCATGAGAGTGTGGTGATGCCAACATTTTCACGCACTTACAATATGACTAACCATGTGTGTGTTTTGATTGTAGTTAAAAGCTTGTCAAACCGAAAATGACACATTCTAATATAATGCACCAATTGAGAAACGAGTATTTAGTCTCATTAAGATCAAAGATTGAACGTAATTTGTATTTGTTGGGTCTGGCAACTAGGTGTTGGTATAATGGTGTTGGGATGTTTGCATAAACTCTAACCTCAAGTAAGAATCAGAGTTTAAGGTGTTTATAAAGTTGTCATGGCGTGTCCAAAGTGGGAGGTGTCATGCATTCTACGTGAGTACTTTTTTGGTTCAAATGAGAAGTTTGTCATCCTGAATTAGGTAGGTTATGATGTTCTCGGGAGCGTTTGGTTTGGGTAAGAACAAACACCTGATCTTCATATGATTGGTGATATCCACTTCTAGAATAATCGTCCCTAACTTGTGGCTTCTTTATGAAAGCAGCTAACTTTATGCATTATTCCATTGTGATAGAATGTCTTAGTCGGTTGCTATAACTCAGTTTGGATGATTCCAAGATTCCACTTCTAGAAAAATATATCCAAACACACCTGATGTAGTTTAGTGGATAATTAACTATGTTAATCCTTAGAGTGTTACTTAGCCTCAACACAATGACAAATTCTATGGTAAACCATATAGTATGATTCATCGGTGAATCACAAATACTTAACCCTCggatataatttaaataaaaacaacagtaaaaattatacatgggtgatataagattttattaaataaaatttgtatataataaattCAATTGTCAATTTTAAGCCTAGGTTCGTAAGCCAACACGAAAACCTATGGGGCAGATTCAAACGCGCTTGTATGCCCATTATATGTTACTGTAGGGAAGTGATGGATCGTGGATGCATATTTTGGTTGTAGGGAACTTGTCTTTTTTATTCCCTTTATTTTTGTGTAATGGTATGGGTTTTCCCTGTGTAACAAAAGCCACCAGTGAAACTAATGAaaggggatttttttttttatgtgccaTTTTCATCTTCTCAATCCACGGATTTTGTAAATTGTCTTATTAATGTTCAACAAACGCAACTACTTGCGAGGTCGACACTTGGCAAAATATATAGATGCATATTCATCCCCACCTTCGTCTGCTGTGAAAATCTCTGTTTGTTGCATAATTGAGAAGGGTTTTGGTTGTGTTGTTGTGTTGGTGTTccgaatttaaacaaaaaaaaaatgtgggtaattttttttaggaatggTAATTGTAGTGTGATGTCATACGCCCATAAttgacattttataatttttaatacatttaagttaattttttaaaatactttttagcTACCGT from Glycine soja cultivar W05 chromosome 8, ASM419377v2, whole genome shotgun sequence includes:
- the LOC114424370 gene encoding chaperone protein dnaJ 11, chloroplastic-like, translated to MAPTLNLSAVGIPLRFSSSFDRSASFPRRNSVRAVAEEAVETGRPAASLYDVLRVERDASPTEIKSAYRSLAKLLHPDAAVRRSPETDGGGGYVDGDFIQLRNAYETLSDPSAKAIYDMTLAAPHGGRHRRFSTPLIRNHSSAFYTTRRWETDQCW